The DNA region tttttattatatatatttttttgacatgaaataatattttattattattttttgtttgtgggACATATCccatttgtttttaaaaatcctaCCTGTGAATTGGATATTCTCCTGTCTAAAATGGACCGAAGAGGATCCTTGTTCCATTTCTTGCTGCAGTAGTTTGATTGCAGGTCTTCTCTGTAGACCAAAGAAGGAGGCTTGGCTTCAACACCCATGTGGATCTGGCCGGCGAGGAAGCGGAGGGCGACGACCTGTGTGAGTCACGGCCAAAAACCCACATGGGTCTGGCcttgacccacggctgggtctggccatggggtggcccgcgAGAGACAGAAGCGGTTAGACTAAGAAAGAGGAAGCTGTGAGAGAGAGGACAGTGACTGAGTGAGAGAAATTGGGTTTGAGGGACACAGCGAGCGATGAGACAAAGAACTCTTAAGTGAAAAACCCATTCTCTTCCTCCTCTGTTTTTGTCCTATCAGGAACtcaaagtattttgagtttCTATAATTGCGATCGAGCACTGTTAataagtgcgatcgatcgcactaacaaaGAAGAAATAATAACTCTCTGgtaatgcgatcgatcgccttTATACAAAGCGATCCATCGCACACGCGACAATTTGAAAACACTGAACTGCGATGAGCTGATAGGGTGGTTAAAGCTGTTATTCTTTCTGTTAAGATTGGTTTGTAAATAACAACTTATTGTTATGTAGTTAGCAGTTAGTATATGCTATATATACTGTAATTGCACAAGAATCATTTCATTGGGCGTTCCTCCTTCTTCTGACCCTTCTTCAGCTGAAACCAAtccattttttctctccaaTGCTAATAATGCAGGCATTATGCTGGTATGCACACCGTTATCTGGGGATAATTACAATCCTTGGTGTCAGTTCATGCTCATGGCTCATAGTGCCAAGAATAAGATTAGATTTGTAGATGGTACCTTGAAGCAACCACTAAATACTGCTAGTGCTGAGTTCAGAATTTGGACTCGTTGCCATGATCTAGTTGCATCATGGATTATGAATTCCATCTCGAAGGAGATTGCAACTTCTCTCATCTATATGACCAATGCTGAAGCTATTTGGTTGGATTTGAAAGAAAGGTTTTCACAGAAGAATGGTCTAAGGATTTTTCAGTTGCAGAAGTTTCTTTCCACTCTCACTCAAGGCAACATGTCTGTAAGTCAATACTTTACCCGTCTTAAGGCATTATAGGATGAATTGAATAATTTCAAACCTTTGGATTTGTGTGCTTGCTGTCATTGTGGGAAGATGAAGCAAATTCTTGATCTTCGAGGCCAAGAATACATAATTCAATTCCTTATGGTTCTCAATGACTCATATTCTCAGATTTGAGGCCAAATTCTGCTTCATGATCCAATTCCCTTTAACCAAAGTTTTCTCTCTAATtgttcaagaagaaaaacagagagaaatTTCTCTTAGTTCATTGTCTCATGAAACTGCTGCACTCATGACAAGAAATTCACAAGTTGGAAATAGGTTTAGCCAACCTACAAAGCGAAAAGTCAAGAAGGAAAAACCAGTTTGCTGTCATTGTAAAATTCCTGGACACACTGTAGATAAGTGTTACAAGCTTCATGGCTATCCTCCAAGATTCCAGTTTACAAGAAATAGGTCTGCATTTGCTCCACATTTAGCAAACTATGTTCAAGATGTTGCTGTTATGGAGGAATCTTCTCCTCCTTCTGAACAGTTCTCTCCACAATTGCCAATCAATTTTGATCAGTGTCAACAATTGATGAGCATGCTGAAACAGTTTTCTCCAAGTCCTTCTGCCATGTTTGTCATGTCTCCAGCTTCTGTAAACACAATTTGTTGTGTGCATAATCAGGATCATCTTTTTTCAAAGATGACAGGTTCATCTTCTATTATTGATCttgattttaaacattatattTTTTCTGTTAACACAATTCACGCTTCCATTCATAGTGATCCGAAACACAACCCTTGGATCATTGACACGGGTGCCACAGATCACATGATCTGTTCTTTGTCATTGTTTACTTCTATATCAGCTGTAGTTTCCACTCATGTCAAATTACCAAATGGTTCTATTGTTTCTGTTACACATGTAGGTACTGTCAAACTTTTAGAGAGTCTTATACTCACTTAAGTTTTGTTTGTTccatctttctcttttaatttgatttctGCTAgtaaactcataaaaaaattgcattgtTGTCTTATCTTTCttgctgatttttgttttatacaGAATCTACACCATTGGAAAACGATTGGGGTGGGTAAGGAGCAAGGTggattatttcttttattgcaaCAACATGAGAGATTGGCTTCATCACCTCACTTACTTTCCCATGTTTCTTTCACCCAAATAGCAGCACCTTCTACAGATGTGTGGCACTACAGATTAGGTCATCCTTCCATTGCTAGGCTACAATTGTTGAATAGCATTGTACctgaaatttcttttgatttcatTCTAAACATGTTTGTACTATCTATCCACTTGCTAGACAACATAGGTTACCTTTTCATTCAAGTTCTTCTGCTTCTGTTTCCCCATTTGATTTGATACAATGTGACATTTGGGGACCTTTCTTTACCAAATCAATAAATGGTTCTAGTTACTTTCTAACTATTGTGGATGATTATAGCAGATTTACCTGGGTTCATCTGTTACAAAATAAGTCCCAAACTAGAACTGTTCTTCAATCTTTCTTCCAATTGGTCCAAACTCAATAtaattccaaaatcaaatgtGTAAGATCTGACAATGGTTCTGAATTCAaactaaataattctttttctaAACAAGGAACCATACATCAACTCAGTTGTGTTGAGACGTCTCAACAAAATTCTattgttgaaagaaaacatcaacaTCTCTTAAATGTACCTAGGTCTCTAAGGTTTAAAGCTCACCTTCAATTATCTTTTTGGGGAGATTGTATTCTTACTACCACACACCTTATAAACCAAATTCCTACTCCTCATTTAGCAAATAAGTCT from Corylus avellana chromosome ca10, CavTom2PMs-1.0 includes:
- the LOC132162859 gene encoding uncharacterized protein LOC132162859; protein product: MLVCTPLSGDNYNPWCQFMLMAHSAKNKIRFVDGTLKQPLNTASAEFRIWTRCHDLVASWIMNSISKEIATSLIYMTNAEAIWLDLKERFSQKNGLRIFQLQKFLSTLTQGNIFEAKFCFMIQFPLTKVFSLIVQEEKQREISLSSLSHETAALMTRNSQVGNRFSQPTKRKVKKEKPVCCHCKIPGHTVDKCYKLHGYPPRFQFTRNRSAFAPHLANYVQDVAVMEESSPPSEQFSPQLPINFDQCQQLMSMLKQFSPSPSAMFVMSPASVNTICCVHNQDHLFSKMTGSSSIIDLDFKHYIFSVNTIHASIHSDPKHNPWIIDTGATDHMICSLSLFTSISAVVSTHVKLPNGSIVSVTHNLHHWKTIGVGKEQGGLFLLLQQHERLASSPHLLSHVSFTQIAAPSTDVWHYRLGHPSIARLQLLNSIVPEISFDFILNINVVFHETIFPYASNLTNPNADGCFSLRSIPTINTDLVNIDHFVLTNDIQSPNSSFLDNIQSPNSSSSDSVNVSADLNFDSNTSHSNPTINDNQSPQTTLQPRRSSRMKQTPCYLQDYHCHLASSPSLSNSMAHDSSTISGIPHSLSSFIPYDCLSLNHKHFCLSISSHVEPQFYHQAVSSPEWRDAMKKEIEALEENKTWIVTDLPPNKHPIGCKWVYKIKHNVDSSIERYKARLVAKGYTQSEELDYHKRFLLWQR